The following coding sequences are from one Sciurus carolinensis chromosome 11, mSciCar1.2, whole genome shotgun sequence window:
- the LOC124959395 gene encoding olfactory receptor 5L1-like — protein sequence MTEKNCTTVTEFILLGLSDVPELRVPLFLVFLLIYGVTVLANLGMVALIQLSSHLHTPMYFFLSHFSFVDFCYSSIIVAKMLANIITKNKAISFQGCMVQLYLFCTYAITEVFLLAVMANDHFVVICNPLLYMVIMSQKLCAELVSGCYLLALVSALIHLCLTLEIPGCKSNVINHFFCDLPPLLNLACSDVTVNELLLFIVVNFNEVITITIILTSYLFILITILKMYSAEGRCKGFSTCASHLTAIVIFHRTILFIYCHPSSGTSLDIDKVTTVFYTVVIPMLNPLIYSLRNKDMKEALRKVVDSKMLSRMLT from the coding sequence ATGACTGAGAAAAACTGCACCACTGTGACTGAGTTCATTCTCCTGGGATTATCAGATGTCCCTGAGCTGAGAGTCCCTCTCTTCCTGGTGTTCCTTCTCATCTATGGAGTCACGGTTCTGGCCAACCTGGGCATGGTTGCACTGATCCAGCTCAGCTCTCACctgcacactcccatgtactttttcctcagtcaCTTTTCCTTTGTGGACTTCTGCTACTCTTCAATCATAGTGGCCAAAATGCTGGCCAACATCATTACCAAGAACAAAGCCATTTCTTTCCAGGGCTGCATGGTGCAactctatttattttgtacttatgcAATCACAGAGGTTTTCCTGTTGGCAGTGATGGCCAATGACCACTTCGTGGTCATCTGCAACCCATTGCTGTACATGGTCATCATGTCCCAGAAGCTCTGTGCAGAGTTGGTCTCTGGCTGTTACCTCTTAGCATTAGTATCTGCTCTCATTCATCTCTGCTTAACTCTTGAGATCCCAGGCTGCAAGTCAAATGTGAtcaaccacttcttctgtgacctaCCCCCACTCTTGAATCTTGCTTGCTCTGATGTCACTGTGAATGAATTGCTGCTCTTCATTGTGGTCAATTTCAATGAGgtcattaccatcaccatcatccttACCTCCTACCTGTTCATCCTCATCACCATCCTGAAGATGTACTCTGCAGAGGGAAGGTGCAAAGGTttttccacctgtgcctcccacctcacAGCCATCGTCATCTTCCATAGAACAATCCTGTTCATTTATTGCCATCCCAGTTCTGGTACTAGTCTGGACATTGACAAAGTGACTACAGTCTTCTACACTGTGGtgatccccatgctgaaccccctgatctatagcctgaggaacaaggatatGAAAGAAGCTCTCAGAAAAGTGGTAGACTCCAAAATGTTATCCAGGATGTTGACATAA